Within Tindallia magadiensis, the genomic segment ATCCATAAAAGCCATTAAAAATATCAATACCATTCAAGCCAAAGGCAAAGAACCAGCACTGCTTTCTCTGGCAAAAGAATGGGAATTACCGCTTCAAACCTTTTCCGTCGATAAGATTAGGCAAGTGCAACACCTATTTCCGGCATCGGCCTGGGTGGAAGAAAACATGAAAGTCACCAGTGTTAGTGCTCCCTGTGCCTACTTGGCTTCTGGGGGAGGACAAGTCTTACCGGAACCTCGCTTTGCCCACCATGGCGTAACCCTTAGCCTGGCACCGGAAGCAGGGAAAATCACCGTTGCCGGCATCGGTCCGGGAAAAGGAGAGCATATCAGTGGTGCTGTTAAAAAAGCCTTGGGAGAATCCCAGCGAATTATCGGCTATAAGCCCTATATAGATCGGTTAACCCCTTGGTTAAAAAAGGGTCAGATACAAGACAGAAGCTTTATGCGAAAAGAAAAAGACCGTTGCCGTCACGCCCTAGCCTGTGCGGCCAGAGGCGAAAAGGTAGTGTTAGTCAGCAGTGGCGATGCTGGCGTTTATGGCATGGCAGGTCTGATGCTGGAACTTCGTGAAGCCGAATTTCCCATGATCCCCTTTGAAATACTGCCAGGCATCACCGCCGCCAATGCCGCTGCTTCTCGCTTAGGAGCCCCTTTGATGCAAGATTACGCCACCATCAGTTTAAGCGATCATCTGATCCCCTGGGAAGCCATCGAAAACCGAATTCAAAAAGCAACGGAATCCGGCTTTATGCTGGCCCTTTACAACCCTAAAAGTAAAGAACGAATCAAGCAATGGAATCGAGCCGTAGAAATTATTTCGGCCTTACGAGATCCTAAAACACCGGTAGGCATTGTAACCAAGGCATTAAACGAAGGAGAATCCATTCAGTTGATTCCCCTGGAAAAACTGGCAGAAGCTCAGGTAGATATGAACACAACGGTGATTATAGGCAATGAATATACAAAAATCACCCAAGACCATCTAATGGTGACAGCTCGAGGGTATTCCTTATGATTCTCCTCTTATCAGGTACTTCCGACGGAAAAAGAATTGCCGCCGCATTGAACCAGTGGAACCTGCCCAGCATTGTTACCACCGTTACCGAATATGGCGGGGCTCTGCTGCTGCAGGAAACAGATAAAACCCAGACACAGGTTCAGGTAGGCCCCCTTCAGCCTTCTGCCTTGGAAACATTACTGGAAGAAGGAAAAATCCAGGCCTTGGTGGATGCCACCCATCCCTACGCCAATCAGATTACTTGGATGGCTTACGAAAAAGCCAACGCCTGCCAGATTCCCTTTATACGATGGCATCGGCCCGGTCTTTCAGAAGAAGAAAAAAGCCATTGCCTGTCCGTAGAGGATTACAAAACAGCGGCAAAAACCATGGCAGAAATGGGCGGAAAATGGTTATTGACGACAGGCAGCAACCATTTAGAAGTGTTTTGTCAGTATGTGAACAGCAAAGATCTGATCATTCGCATCATGCCTTTTCCCAAAGTCCTGGAAAAATGCCTGGCATTAGGTTTTTTACCGGGGCAAATCATTGCACAACAAGGGCCTTTCAGTTATGAAATGAACCGGCTTCAGTTAAAAGAACTAGGAGTAGAAGGTATGGTTACCAAAGACAGCGGTGCCATCGGCGGTGTGAAAGAAAAAATCCAGGCCGTCCGGGAAGAAAAGAAAAAAATGATCCTGATCCAGCGACCACCGGAACCACCTGCTCCTAAAGCTGAAAATCTTCAACAGCTCCAGGAGTTACTCTTCTCCATTTTGTCATCTTGACTTTAACAGTAAAAAGATCAGAGTAAAGCCCTAAACCCAATTTAGAAAAGGGGTTAGGGCTTTGTTTTA encodes:
- the cobJ gene encoding precorrin-3B C(17)-methyltransferase, with the translated sequence MMKTAMITFTHHGFMQAKTIRKHRPDSPVYVPESLLEAGSEAEKKQWLQEEGLVFFASKEEEASEEKRVERKTLHQWIPELMKKEEGLIFIGATGIALRLLKDHIHHKASDPAVLVMDEQGHHVISLLSGHLGKANELTLEIAEITGAQPVITTATDNRGITAIDQLAAAYQAPLEDWETAKKWTAAMLAGEESLPVYSSEPLPLPLPAGYRQVETQEAFLEEDRGIWIGETPSCLPSTANLLQLIPRRWSLGIGCRKDQNPEELKTIVQGFLKEQGLSIKAIKNINTIQAKGKEPALLSLAKEWELPLQTFSVDKIRQVQHLFPASAWVEENMKVTSVSAPCAYLASGGGQVLPEPRFAHHGVTLSLAPEAGKITVAGIGPGKGEHISGAVKKALGESQRIIGYKPYIDRLTPWLKKGQIQDRSFMRKEKDRCRHALACAARGEKVVLVSSGDAGVYGMAGLMLELREAEFPMIPFEILPGITAANAAASRLGAPLMQDYATISLSDHLIPWEAIENRIQKATESGFMLALYNPKSKERIKQWNRAVEIISALRDPKTPVGIVTKALNEGESIQLIPLEKLAEAQVDMNTTVIIGNEYTKITQDHLMVTARGYSL
- the cobK gene encoding precorrin-6A reductase; this translates as MILLLSGTSDGKRIAAALNQWNLPSIVTTVTEYGGALLLQETDKTQTQVQVGPLQPSALETLLEEGKIQALVDATHPYANQITWMAYEKANACQIPFIRWHRPGLSEEEKSHCLSVEDYKTAAKTMAEMGGKWLLTTGSNHLEVFCQYVNSKDLIIRIMPFPKVLEKCLALGFLPGQIIAQQGPFSYEMNRLQLKELGVEGMVTKDSGAIGGVKEKIQAVREEKKKMILIQRPPEPPAPKAENLQQLQELLFSILSS